A region from the Lutra lutra chromosome 1, mLutLut1.2, whole genome shotgun sequence genome encodes:
- the LOC125096327 gene encoding translation initiation factor IF-2-like yields MAPSGKSRLAGRLGWRLWVREVADAGVANRRAGACVGGGGSVCASERRADRRTRVGSDLSPPRVGSGLKLPGGHPCLAGAATARDLLHQRPAPLLAGSSGPRRARQPLPSRARASARDPAAAVTVAEPRLPPAPGSCRHPPAPLRAAPTGRAKRLLPGPRASATHQRPPRSWTLGGVGQFRVAPARDGPLGTCGRSGTLTWRGHGRRPPPRRAGRENRVSGGSFLSRSRSDRGGPDPQAQTGGTLAGDQLHPRPPAATSTDWRSNALLGDHS; encoded by the exons ATGGCCCCATCCGGGAAGTCAAGGCTTGCCGGGAGGCTGGGTTGGCGGCTCTGGGTCCGGGAGGTGGCAGACGCGGGAGTGGCCAACCGCAGAGCAGGGGCCTGTGTGGGTGGAGGGGGCTCAGTGTGTGCAAGTGAAAGGCGCGCCGACAGACGGACACGCGTGGGCTCCGACCTCTCCCCACCTCGCGTGGGTTCGGGGCTCAAACTGCCCGGGGGCCATCCTTGCCTGGCAGGCGCAGCGACCGCCCGAGATCTGCTCCACCAACGACCCGCGCCGCTGCTAGCCGGGAGCTCTGGGCCTCGCCGGGCGcggcagcccctcccctcccgaGCCCGCGCTTCCGCCCGAGACCCGGCGGCGGCCGTGACCGTGGCCGAGCCGCGCCTTCCGCCTGCGCCTGGGAGCTGCCGCCACCCGCCCGCGCCCCTGCGCGCCGCGCCTACAGGCCGCGCCAAGAGGTTGCTCCCGGGCCCAAGGGCCTCAGCCACGCACCAAAGACCCCCTCGGAGCTGGACACTAGGAGGGGTCGGCCAGTTCCGCGTCGCTCCCGCTCGGGATGGGCCACTCGGCACCTGCGGCCGCTCGGGAACCCTGACTTGGCGGGGCCATGGCCGGCGTCCGCCGCCGCGGCGAGCTGGGAGGGAGAACAGAGTCAGCGGAGGCTCCTTCCTCTCCCGGAGTCGCAGCGACAGAGGAGGGCCCGACCCCCAAGCGCAGACCGGCGGGACCCTCGCAGGGGACCAACTACATCCCAGACCTCCTGCAGCCACCAGCAC GGACTGGAGAAGTAATGCGCTGTTGGGAGACCATTCCTGA